The genomic segment atttgaataacGATGAACACCATCAAAGTCTAAAATAGAATAAACTGGATAAATTTAGACCAGTTTAACAAGTAGGCTTGCCTTCATGCAAAGGtacaaatatttaaaatggGGCAAAAATTTGCTAATATTCACCCTCACTATTGGTAAGTTGGTGTTGTTTTCAAACAATATTGTGCTAGTTATTGGAAAGAAATGCACTCATTGATGATACAAGAGCCTGTTTTTGTTTCTTAATGACCAAGAGTACTATCAAAGCATGATTAAGATGCATTCTCCACTTACTCCTGCCCTCGCATCACATCTCCACCGAAACAAAAGGATCGCAAAAATTATTGGAAAAGCCAGAGAATAATCTTTCTCTTCATCTCATATTCCcccatatctttacttctctgtTGTTAGGTTGTACCTAGGGTTGTTGGCATCCTGCCATGCTCTCTCCCTTGACACACATCCTAATGATGGATTCCACTTTAATCTTCCATGTCCGAATATGCCCGCATACGTTGCATATAACCACAAAAGATATGGCCCATCCACCATTTCCCATCAAACGTGTCCTCTGTAAAACAACATGATCATTACTTAAGAGGTGATGTGGATCAACCAAAAGATTCTAGATTGTAGAGAACAAGTCTATCTTGTATGCTATTGTACTAACAGAAGATCATATATACATGTTGATTACAAGAATCAGCTTACCACCTAATTAGACTGCATGCATGTAGTATACAACGTGAATTTGGAAGGAAGATGAGAGTATTGAACTTTTGTTTGAGGTTTGGTAAGTAAATCAGCAGGCTGAATCTGAGATGGAAGATGGTGAAGATGAAGTGTCTTGGTGAGATGTTGATGCCAAGTAAAGACAACAATGACACCAATATGCTTGGTGAGCTCATATTAGCATGATtgttagcaatctaattaatagcACTAATATTATCATACTAGAGAGGATCAGTAGGCTCAAAAGATGgcacctgttgctggaaattggacccgggggccgccgcgaaaccaggggaggaggagctccgcgccgggagggcggacggcggtgcgccggccgactGCGTCCTCCATGGGGATGAGAGAGCAGAGAAgagagtgcgtcctgtcctgtcctgtcctgcaaaaaagccggtggccgggctttccggcgccggccctccgatgcttaagtcagagggggcgagtatgtggagagagcaagcaaGAGAGCGAAGAAGAGAGATATGTGGAGAGGATCAAGAGAATATTgtgctcaattgtgtctgtgctgtttattTTTTGTCCCGGTCCGAGTCCGGATCCGGTCCCCCCTTTCtttcccccaggttcccttttatagagggatattgtgttacctgggaggtgacaggggaatttgtcctcttttgtaataattgggcaccatttggcccattaatggcgtagtagagaataaggccgaatcagaccggaaccagggagttgtcacagtcgatcggacctgttggagtggttgaaccgtcggccgtggtgggcctggggtccgtggatggtaagtgcatttattaccgagtgaaccggcggtcagggagagccatacgctttgatggttcagtgatccggagatcgccttgagccgtgttcattaaatgactgagtgcatcggagacttgagggggtctcatgcattaatggcaggtcgtaccgaatacctgcggagatcttatgccttgataacttggagatagcggcaggttgtagtggagttgccaggtcccttagagggttaggcgggAGTCGAACATTtggtcaaggcaatcggctcggcaggggtgccgagccgagctggtcgcccaatggggcgccctgtggcggggtcactcctagtacttctggtcggcgcccttcgggcgagcaccttctagccgagcgcctctatttggcgctttttgtctctggtcagcgctttctagtcgagcgcttctctggtcggcgtcctccggtcggctctttctagccaaGCACCCCTACTtggttattttggttgggcgcctcttcttggcgctctctccggTCGGCGCCCTTcagtcgagcgcctttctggtcggcactctttgaccgagcatctttctggtcggcgctctttggccgagcgcctccgcggcggtatgacttggggtttttcccccaacagcacCCATATTTGCAAGGAGCCAATTGTGAAGCCCAATGATCTCAGTAGCAGTAGTGGGAATAGTTCATAGTCCAACTTCAGCGGATGAGGTGGAGATGGTTATCTGCCTCCTAGAATTCCAGAGATAAGGAAGGTGCCAAGAAAGACATAACAGCTAGTGATGGAATTAATGATGATCAACAGGATTACTTCCCAGGAAGCATCGGAGAAAGTATAAAGCTTCAGATAGGAAGAGCTGAATAAAAGCTAGGTCTGTAGAGTAGTAGCTTGAAGATAACGCAAAAGGCATAATAAGAGATGAGCATAGTGAACTGTTATTGGGGGCATAACAAAGTGGCTCAAAACATGCATATATAGCATGAGCATGAGCATGCGCAGGGGGACGAGAAAGTCACGGTGGTGGTATCATATAGACTTCCTTACGTATGAAAAAAGATAGAcattcttcacatcaagctgatAAAGTAGCCATCGATGAACAGAAACCAAAGCTACAAGATATGATGAACTAGCGCATAAGTCTCCTTGAAGTCATTGCGGTTCTCCTGCTCAACTCCATAAGCAACAAAGCAAGCCTTACTAACTCTCGATTCAGCCATCAAAGTGAGTCTTGATCTTGTAAACCCACTTGCAATTGGTGGAAATCTTGTTAGGGGGAAGAGGAACAAGGTCTCGTATACCCATGCCCTGAAGAGCATTAACTCCTCGGACAATATTGTTGCACACTGCTCGTTTATATTAACCTTCTCAGCAGGGTTAAAGGCTAATCAGATATAAACAACAACGTGAGCAACCTTGGCCGAAAAATGAGGGGGaacaaaaggagagagaagaaggaaataAACAGTTTCTTAACTACATTATTTTGTTCATGAACATCATGACAAGATTTGAGTGAGTTTCTCGTAAGGCATGGAGGCCACCAAATTCATAAGAGATGTATTCACCTCAGGATCAGGCCTGTTTCTTATGTAACGGGCTATGTGTACTTGGCGTGCGCTTTCGTGTGATTGTGCCCCCCATGGACTGACTGGATGCTGTAGTCGCTGGGCTCTGGCCTACTTTCGGCCTCTTAGAATCATTgttgattgatttgtgattgaatgcactaaactTAGTCGGCCTCCATAAAGGTTGATTGCGCCAAACTTAGTCGGCCTTACTAAATTTTTtcttgattgatttgtgattgattgtgccaaattTAGTCTGCCTTACCAAACTTCGTTAGCCTCCTAGTACTATGTAAAGGCTGCTCCTATACATTGTAAATACAGACAGAAATAtaattctcttctctcttttttaaacTCGGCAGGCATGGTCCCGCACTAAACCCCAGAGGACCAGGTGAGCATGGAGCAACGGAACACGCCGTCCCGTCAGAGTGCTTGGCGAAGGTTAATTTGATAGGCGCGTCACGCTCTCGATCATGCAGAAGTAGCACGCCACACCGTACTATCAGAAGCTCAGCGAAGGCAAATTTGGTAAGCGTGGTCATGCTCTCTATCACGCAGGAGCAGTGCGCTATACCGTACCATCAGAAACTTGGCGAAGATAAACTTGATAGGCGCGGTCTCGCTCTCGATCATGCAGGAGCGGCGCGCCACACCGTCTTGTCAAAAGCTTGGCGAAAGTAAACTCGGCAGACGCAGTCTCACTCCAAACTCTAGAGGACCAGGTGAGCATGGAGCAGCGCGTCACACCGTCCCGTTAGAGTGCTCGGCAAAGGTGAACTCGGTAGGCGCGGTCTCGCTTTCAATCATGAAGGCCTCTATCATAAAGGCGTTGTCGTCGGTCCATAAGTTCATCTTGGTTGATCAGCTTGCATACGTTTTCACCAAAGCTCATCCTTCTGACATCTTTCGATTTCTTATTTCTAAACTCAAGTTGATGTCCATATtaccatcttgagtttgagggaAGAAATCATTgttgattgatttgtgattgattgtgccaaattTAGTTGGCCCCCATAGAGGctgattgtgccaaacttagtcggccTCCATAAAAGctgattgtgccaaacttagttagtcttaccaaacttcatcttaattgatttgtgattgattgatTGAGCCTCCTAGTACTATATAAAGGCTACTCTTATACATTGTAAATATAGATAGAAATACaattatcttttcttatccttctATTTTCAACACGGCCGttgtttaaattaaaaaaaaaagaagagaggaaaaaattgaGCCAAGCAACTCAAATCATTAACATATCCTTCCCCTTTCAAATAAAAGAAAGCAAATTACTAAAAAGAGCAGCTCTGATCTAATAAATTGACACAGCATCTTACCTAAACTTTCGGTTCCACCTCACGTAGGAGCAATTGGCTAATACCAAATTCGAATTCCAagaagagtaaaaaaaaaaaaaggataaagggAGAAAGAAAGTGGTCAGAGAGAACAATTAAAAGGGGGTGAGGAGAATGGATGGCCCTGGCAGTGGAAGGACATTAGTGGGAGTCATGGTCTGGTAGGATATCTCGCGGAATATCCGCTTTGCCAGGATCTCCCCCTTGTCTCGCCCTTctccatctctcttctttgctTCCTCGAGACTTATTCTGCTTGGCCCTTTTGCCAAAGCAAGAGGATCAATTATATCCGCATGAAAGAATAGTTCCAAGTTTCTAAGTCTGAAGGCTAAAGGGGTATgatggaaaaacaaaaaaaagaacgtGATGGAACAAAGAATCCTTATCATATCCTCGCCATATGAAAGTTCAAAATAAGACAAATATACTCCAATGCCTTCACATTTTCAAACTCTTGGTATCCTACCTGTTTGCTGTCAACTTTGTAACTAAAGTGCAACCATGCTCTCTCCCAACTGTGAGAATTTAGCGCTTTAAGTGTTCAATATGACATAGAAATTTGATGGCATTAAGGGGCAAACCTACGAGACAACTTGCTATGATAAGAGTGACTTCCAAACCTGCAAGGCAAGTCCCATACCACATCATATTGGCGTACCAAATTAACCTACATGATATTTCAGCATTAAACCTAAATTCCCAAGTGATGATTTGCACATCACACCTCAATCAAGCCGTCatccatttccattttgcaaTAACTATCTCTTGAGTATATTCTGAAGTTGAGTTCCTATTTTGAAAGAGAGCATCTATAATAGTAGCATCAGTAATTGAAGAAAACAAAGTAATAAACAGATTGAACCCAACCCCTCCCCCCAATCTACGCATTGGTTTTTCTGTACACCTTATTCTCTGCTATTGCAAACAAGTAGGAATTTTACATAAAACAGAAAAAAGTAGAAGAAAAAAAGTAGAGTCAGACTGTTTTGATCTTGAAGCAATCACTATCTAAAAGAAACTCGGGCAGTGTAGAATCTGATTCTCCTGACAGGCATATAAGAACCCAAACTGGTTCGGTTGCCTGAGAACAGTTGCACATTCTTAGCATCATGCTCCCTCAAGTTACTTTCAAGTGGTACATACGATATTACAACAATTATGCAACTCTTATATAAAAAGTAACGCTTTCTTAATGTCCATAAAGCTTGTACAGTGACACTTGAAAAAAGAATTAAAGCCATTATTAAACACGAATATTTAAGATTCCTAGGAATTAGATAAATATGATTAAGTGTCATGGGTAAAAGAGAGAACAAATCAGATGGGGATTGGTTCCTCCCATACATGGCCTTTTAAAAGCAGAAACCTTGCCAATGGCTGGGCCCTTAACATGTGGAAAGATCAAAATAGGTCCCACTAGCCCTGGTTGAATGGTATCTCCCTGGAAGCCATCAACAATTACTTTATTCACATTCTCCACCTCTACAAAATTCAAACAACCAAGGATTCTACCAAGTGATCCAATTACAAACGTACATCTAGAAAGAACCTCCCCATGGATGGCAATGAACCAATATTTCAGCTTTTGAAGCAGGAACTATGAACTTTTATCAGAGCACCACCTTTTACCTCAAGAggagtgaaaaaaaaaagctacaaCATGCAAGAAGAAACACCGGCACAGTCCAGAGTTCTGCATTTAGAATTGGCTGATCTGAATGTTCCATTTTGCCGGTGTTGGCAGGTTTAATGGTCAGCATATAATTGCAGGAATTacagggagatggaggtataTATACACAATATCAGTGTAATCTTTTAtcagaaattaaaaaatttagaaatcaaCATACAACTTAGCAGTTTATATCTCATGTAATAAGAATGTAAAAGAAAATATCCTAATCATCAACCTGGTACCAGCATATAACCAGCCATTTGAATGCACTGACAAGTCCCCAGCTAAAATACCAGAAATAAGAACGTGATGACAAAAGGCATGGCCTGCTCACATTCAATGGACTTGTTCTGGATGGAAAGGCCACTCATTGCATTACTTTATATATACAAGAAAAAAAGGTAATAACTCAGAGAGCTTGCTATACAACCTAGCAGTTGCATTTGGTCATCACAGCAAAAGGGTTAGTGCAAATCATCATGTAACAGCGCCACTGCTTGCTGAAGCAAAAACAGAGAGGTGTAGCCCAGCATATTAAGGTGTAGCTCAGGTATCAGTTCAACGTCTGAGGATTGTTTGGTTGAGTGACATCACTAGGTGCCCAGAAAGTCAGGTACCTGCCACTTATCAATTGTTATATGACGTGAGCGCTTCAAGAATACAAATATTGAAAGTGCTAGAGCCTGTAAAGTTATAAAGAAAAACCATGAGCACAACAATGCACCAATCCAAACTTAACAGACAGCCAGAAGACTTATAAAATTAATCAACTTTCTTAAACTTTCCAAGTTAACCTGAATCCAATGTTCAACAGGTCCCCTCACAGACTCTTGCATGACTAAGAGTTAACTAAATGACTGATGAAGCCATTACTCAAACAATAATGAGGACCTGGTTGCTTGTTTTGTTATCACTGTCCAATCAAGGAGGTCCTACTGCAACAGATAACAGAGTGACATGAGATGCTGAGCATTATGATTGACCACTCTAGGAGAGATTGAACATTAGGGGTAAATGGGCTAGTTTGTCCAGTCAGTCTGAACAGCAGAGCTGAGACAATCCAGGCTCAGGCTCCTTATTTTTAGGCCTACACTTGAAAACTGAATGAATTGAGGACTAGCTTGGGCTTAAGAACTTAGGTTAAATAAATCAGGCCCAAAACTGAGCCACAACCAGTCCAAAAATGAGCCCAAACTTGGGCTGCTTCAGGCAAGGCATATCCGAGCCAGTATAGGTCAGAACTAAGGTTTCAGCCCCAAGCTACAGTCAGGCCTCGAACCGGCCTCGTCCAGCATATTTGCACTCCCATGATGAACATTGGAAATACGATATAAGCCCATAAAACAATAAATTCAGAAATTTTATAAGTAAACAATCAGCCCAGCTCTTGCCAGCCATGTTTGTGAGCAGGATTGACAGGAAGTTCAAATATGGCATTCTCCCAAACTTGAAAGCTTCTGGCATTTGTGAGAGACTTATTTAATAGGAAATACAAGAGCATCAAGTTCTCTGAGTCAGGTAAGGTTTGAGTTGTATGCTGTTACTGGAAAAATTAGTGTTTGAtcatattttcaattttcagttcaCAATAAAATGTATAACCTTGAATTGAAAAAAACAGTGTTATGTACCATTTTCTTGCACATATAGTACACAATTGAATCCTCGGGAGTCATGACTGCTTCAGTGACTACTGTCCCTCTTCAAACTGCCCGAACACTGGATGGGTGTGCGGCTTCTTGAATTCTTTTTGTAGGGCCTCCTATTCAACTCTGCACCGTCAGAATCAGAAGTACTAATTTCTCCACCATTTTTTCTGTACTCATCTTTCCTTTGGTGATGTTTTCTCTTTCCACCACTTCTACTATGTTTCCTATAGAATTCACTGCTATTGCTTGGTAAATGGTGATCAGTATCTTCCTGATCAGAATTTTTATCTGTGGATCTCCAATCATCTGCAGAATCATCAAAATAATCTCTCTGACTTCCAGTCCTCTGTTTTCTCAATTTACTATTCTCATCATCACTTTCATATTTATGGGATTTATGACTTTTCTGATGCTGCGAGTTATATTGATAATATTCTCTTTTCTCACTCAGGCGTTTATCTTTCTTTGTTCCATGCACACTGGATGAGTCTCTGTTGGAACCAACATCATCAGAACAATATCCCCCATTATACCGCTCTTCATCAATTGTAAGTCCGCCACCAGTATTCTCACTTGAAAGGTTTTTGCTTGGCTCTCTGTTATTAGAATCATTGCCCCATTGCCAATTAGATGATCCATGTTCCTTCTTATgtgtttcatgggatttggaTTTATGATGCTTCTCTGATTTGCTTAGCCCAGTGGAGTAAGTCCCTCTTTCCTTCCTAGACAAGTCTTCTGTTGTAGGTTTCCTCTTATAATGATAATCAAATCCGTTCTTCTCTTCATATTTCCAGTGTCGTTCAAGGAAATCTATATCTGTTGTCTTGGAGATGCCTTCATCTGAATCATGACAGGACAAATAATACCTTACTTCAGACTTGTTTTCCTCAGATGGTTCATGCTCATCCAGAAAAGCtatttcttttctcctcctATTAGAGTGCTCTCTCCTGATTGAGTGCCTCCTATATTCATCTCTCTCTATATCTGGATCTTCTCTGATGGAACCACCACCCCGCATGTCTGTCTCGCAGTCAATAGAACTTCTTGAATGACGCCTACTACATCCATACAAGAACGTcaataataagaataaaaatgaacaggctagaatgaaaagaaaaaaaaatatataagatgTGCTTTAGTGAAAAAAAGTTTCAGTATCCAAAAGCTTCACACTGATTCTGATGATATACAAGGTAATAAAAATTAGTATTAAAGTGAAATTGTAATAACATACAAGTTCATGATGCTGAATAAGATCAATACTGATATCTGTTGCACTTGGTTACAAGTAATCTCTTGATTAATAGAATAACCACAATAATAAGTTGTACTGTAATAGTTAACTATCAAACATTTATGGAGCCTGGAGATGAAGGAGCATCTCTCGAAGGTTCTAGTAATTGAGGGCAAACATGGAGGGAGCGGCCGGGGACAGAGAGTTACTAGAGCAACCTTCTTTCTTGGCACTTTCAGAGAGTAAGAAATTTCATCAGCAGTTTCAGCTTGGGGAAGGGGGGCGGGGGTTGCGCGGTGGtgcaagagagaaaagagagatatAGAAATGTTTGAGAAATGAAAGGAAAGCAAAACCTGACAATTGAACATCGATAAACACAATGATATCCGAATCCCTTAAGTTCCTTGtcctcttccctttcttctttcaaataaaaattcttACCCTCTTTACCTCCTCCCTGTCATCCCCTTCCGCTTCTTTGTCTTCGTCCTTCTAGTTCTCTCGCTCCTGTTCTAGAACTAACCAAAAAGTTCTTAACCCAattgtttaattagacaaaaatgtCTCCATATCTTaagcttttaaaattattttctcaAATAAAGACCACATAATAAAGTAAAATACATTTATAGATATGAGTGGTCTGTTTTTAATATAACAACTTAGTGATTGTTAGGGAATTCACATTTCAGATGCTCAAGAAGGCCCCTAAATCGTTTGCGTAGGCAATCAAGTGGCTCACCACCAGCAATCAACTAGGCAACTTATAATTCTTGTATATTTGTAGTTGAAATCTGAATTTAAATGAAAGAACAAACTGCACCCAATGTTGATAAACCTGTTGTCTGTTGGTATTTTCTTTCTGTTCGAACCCCTGGACTTCTTACGATCTTCTAGCTCCACTTGCTTGTCATACACTGATTCATCTGAATGGCCAAATAGAGCAGCCATATTTTTAATCCAGTATTTAGGTGGAGGATTATCCCAATCAGCCCACTCATAATCCCCTCCAGGGTTGCGAAAGCAATGAATGAAATTGCAAGCAGTTCCATGAGAGCAAGTCTGTCAAAGAAACACAAATCACTATTTGGGGAAAGCAGCCTTTAATGTCAGAGTATAATCACCAAAGACTATCTGGTTACCTTTAGCCTTGATTTCATGTATTCCCCACATATAGCAACCTTCCATCTCGTGATAGCAACAAACTCACATATTATCTAATTCAGAAAAGTGATCGTTCAGAGCAAAACTGATAAGTACAAGAATTAGGAAGATTCTACAAAGGGGCTACATATACTTTTCAACTGCTTGCTGCTGGCTTACTAGCAAAgctatgcatggatatgtgcatGCAAGGGAAATGCCTTTGAATCTACCAGCAGAAGATGAAGATATCAAACTTTACAAATGAAGACTTATAAAAAACAAGTGACTGTGCAAGGTACCTGTTTCCCAGCATAATAACGGCCATTCATGTTAGTGTAAGCAAGCAGGGCCGAATCCAGGGACTTGTAATgcacatacacatttccacgtagATGGTGAGAGCCATTCCTGCACACCTAGACAAAATAGGTTGGAATTGACATTTTGAATAGCAAGCTAACATGGCAAAATAAAATGAGATCAGCAATATAAAAAGCAGCCTAaagcctttttctctcttcattTGTTCCTTCAATATCTAATTTCACTGATCATCAGAAATTGGGTGATAAAGAAGATCAAGGTTTTGTTTCCGGAAAACTCACATCCAGTTCCTAGAATCTGTATCGGCTACATATTTAAATCAGATACACATCAGAAACTTGGATactattaaatttttatttgcagATTTCATTCTTTTCTAAGGTTGGTCAAGAATACAAGTTTCAAAATAACTtcgaaaaacattatttttcagAAATTCTTAAGCTAACTAGGAAGTTTGGTTGATAACCATGCATATCAGAAAGCCCTAATATAtagtatattttaatattttattttgtacaatattgaaaaatatatttttttattaacattATCTTTTCTACATATCCCtgtatctcttcttttttttccctcttaacAAGTTGGAACTCGATTCTCATGTCCATGTCCATGCATAACTGGGTCCAGGTGCTTAATAAGCAGTGTAACAATGAGAATGATGGGTTCCAAGTTCCAACATGATATAACAAGAGAGTGCATAATAGGAAAACTAAGAATTGCTCaataatgaagaaaaagaaagagatcccAAGCTGTTTTACCCTGTCCTTTTTCATAATTGCATGTGCAGGTTCTGATTCTGCAGCTAAAACCAAAAGGACTCACAAAGGCAAGAAACTTGAATTCATAAATAAGGaattaaagaggaatgcaagacCTATAAAAACTGCTTTAATGTTGtaaaaagatataaaaaaaattttatttggcaAAGTATTAAGGTTTTGATACGAATGAATGACAAACAAAGAGGAAAAACAACCTTGGTTGGATGTAACATGCATGAGTAAAATAGGACCATGCTTGTTGGTTGTCGATATAGTTATTTTGGCGGTTGGACCATGCATGAGTAAAATAGGACAAGTGTAAGCACTAACAATATGGAACCCATAAAAAAATTTGCATGTCCAAGGTAGGAGTGAAGCATCACAGCTAGTTGCTGGGACCAAATAGAAGTGACTGGTTCAGGCCACTAACACATAAAGTTCATAAGTGCATAGTTCCAGATATCCAAAGCAAAGGGCAAGTTCAGGTCAATTCAGCACCATCGCAGGTGGAAAACATGTATGAAGAAGGATAGTAAATTAGAGTAAAAGTCtgaatgaaggaaaaaaaaattacgt from the Phoenix dactylifera cultivar Barhee BC4 chromosome 14, palm_55x_up_171113_PBpolish2nd_filt_p, whole genome shotgun sequence genome contains:
- the LOC103704793 gene encoding zinc finger CCCH domain-containing protein 16, which encodes MSDPSAAGGQSKTAEGAAAAACGAAARKEKRKAVKKLKRKQVRREAAIREREEEEERSNDPEEQLRFRLREQEEAEIAERERKAFEERERFWLEAAAARKAAEEEEESRRKKLLEESREKENQQKERADELEEGDEWEYVEEGPAEIIWQGNEITVKKKRVRVAKKGADRQPIKEDDERPTSNPLPPQYVAFASYKNGPSMSAQKVLDKAAQQIPNFGTEQDKAHCPFHLKTGACRFGSRCSRVHFHPDNSCTLLIKNMYSGPGLAWEQDEGLEYTDEEVEHCYEEFYEDVHTEFLKFGELVNFKVCRNGSHHLRGNVYVHYKSLDSALLAYTNMNGRYYAGKQIICEFVAITRWKVAICGEYMKSRLKTCSHGTACNFIHCFRNPGGDYEWADWDNPPPKYWIKNMAALFGHSDESVYDKQVELEDRKKSRGSNRKKIPTDNSRRHSRSSIDCETDMRGGGSIREDPDIERDEYRRHSIRREHSNRRRKEIAFLDEHEPSEENKSEVRYYLSCHDSDEGISKTTDIDFLERHWKYEEKNGFDYHYKRKPTTEDLSRKERGTYSTGLSKSEKHHKSKSHETHKKEHGSSNWQWGNDSNNREPSKNLSSENTGGGLTIDEERYNGGYCSDDVGSNRDSSSVHGTKKDKRLSEKREYYQYNSQHQKSHKSHKYESDDENSKLRKQRTGSQRDYFDDSADDWRSTDKNSDQEDTDHHLPSNSSEFYRKHSRSGGKRKHHQRKDEYRKNGGEISTSDSDGAELNRRPYKKNSRSRTPIQCSGSLKRDSSH